TGATAAAGACTTTTCATCAACTCTAGTTCATTTCCACCAATATTTAATTTAATATTTTCAATCTCTGGAAAACTCTGTTTTAAAGAGATTAACTCCTCTTGAAAAACTGGATATATATCTATAATATTTCTAAAATAGGGAAACTTATACTGTTTTGATTTTGAGAAAGGCTCTATGGTTTTTACTCTATTTTTTTTAAAAAATATTGGAGAAAATGCAAGTTCATCAATAGCAACTTTTGGTGACCACGAAAAAATCAGTTTTTTTGATTGTATCTCTTCAAGTAAATTGAGTTCAAGCTTTGTAATTTTTACCTCATAAGGAAGATTTTTGAGTGATTCAATTCTTTCTCCTATTAAAAAATTTGTAATTCCTGGAGAGATTCCAAGATTTATTAAAGCAAAAAGTTCTCTCTTTTTAAACTCATTTTGTAAATTTTGTTGTTCAAATTTCAAACTATTTATAACTTCCTCTTTATAAATATCACTTGCTAAATCTGCATAATTTGAGTTAAACTCTAAAGCTAGCCTCATAATAGATAAATTATATGATGGTGTTGAACTATTTATAAAAATATCATAATCTTTTAACTCTTTTTTATATTTATGTGAATTTTCAAAAATATCTTCAAAATTTTTTACTTCCAAAAACTTTGAGTTTTCTAAAAGTTCACTATTTTTATAAAAATGCAATTTTGCCTTTTTTTTATCTCTTACAACAAATAAAAAATTTACACAATTTTTTAAATTTTTACTAGCTTGTTCACATAAAAGTGT
The Aliarcobacter faecis genome window above contains:
- a CDS encoding saccharopine dehydrogenase C-terminal domain-containing protein, whose amino-acid sequence is MRVVFFGVGAVCSVISTLLCEQASKNLKNCVNFLFVVRDKKKAKLHFYKNSELLENSKFLEVKNFEDIFENSHKYKKELKDYDIFINSSTPSYNLSIMRLALEFNSNYADLASDIYKEEVINSLKFEQQNLQNEFKKRELFALINLGISPGITNFLIGERIESLKNLPYEVKITKLELNLLEEIQSKKLIFSWSPKVAIDELAFSPIFFKKNRVKTIEPFSKSKQYKFPYFRNIIDIYPVFQEELISLKQSFPEIENIKLNIGGNELELMKSLYQLNLFSDKYCFENEDEKISINSIIKNIVPKMKSPQIIEDYIKKKTIKYAEFSAIADIYLEISYPQKKKKIKSLESIGLSFSKYTDLIKTPYSGSTYVSYPTGIGAGILIFYSLLNKEFLSGVILSEELPKILGNSTNDIIKRELSSYKINIYSQIK